The Arachis duranensis cultivar V14167 chromosome 2, aradu.V14167.gnm2.J7QH, whole genome shotgun sequence genome has a window encoding:
- the LOC107473716 gene encoding uncharacterized protein LOC107473716 has translation MAPYKALYGKKCQSPLCWYKTGERSLLGPEMIAETTEQIKKIHSGMLIAQSRQKSYADQRRKPLEFEQGEHVFLKVTPTTGVGRSIKTKKLNPRYIRPFEILKRIGPVAYRIALPPHLSNLHEVFHVSQLQKYTPDVNHVLEPKPIQVREYLTLPVTLVRIDDTSVKQLRGKEVSLVKVAWSRAGIEKHTWELESDMQKDYPHLFSGK, from the coding sequence atggctccatATAAGGCTCTGTATGGCAAAAAATGTCAATCTCCGTTATGTTGGTATAAAACTGGGGAAAGAAGTTTGTTAGGGCCTGAGATGATAGCTGAAACTACTGAGCAAATAAAGAAGATTCATAGCGGAATGCTTATAGCCCAGAGCCGTCAGAAGAGTTATGCtgatcagaggcgaaagcctTTGGAATTTGAACAAGGAGAGCATGTCTTTCTGAAAGTTACACCGACCACTGGAGTGGGAAGATCTATTAAGACCAAAAAACTGAATCCCCGTTATATTAGACCGTTTGAGATCCTGAAAAGAATTGGGCCGGTGGCTTATAGGATTGCCTTACCGCCACATCTTTCGAATTTGCACGAAGTGTTTCATGTGTCGCAGCTTCAGAAGTATACTCCTGACGTAAATCATGTTCTGGAACCGAAACCAATCCAAGTAAGAGAATATCTAACACTTCCAGTAACTCTGGTGAGAATTGATGACACCAGTGTTAAACAATTACGTGGGAAGGAAGTATCATTGGTGAAAGTAGCTTGGAGTCGAGCTGGTATCGAGAAACATACATGGGAACTCGAATCAGATATGCAAAAAGACTACCCACATCTCTTTTCAGGTAaatga